In Metopolophium dirhodum isolate CAU chromosome 7, ASM1992520v1, whole genome shotgun sequence, one genomic interval encodes:
- the LOC132948256 gene encoding LOW QUALITY PROTEIN: myogenesis-regulating glycosidase-like (The sequence of the model RefSeq protein was modified relative to this genomic sequence to represent the inferred CDS: deleted 1 base in 1 codon) produces the protein MESNGFKSSLWTHPFINSECSSHEMSKTRNGNGCYVDFTNPEEAARWSNALRNLLATSGIDILKFDAGENEYRTSRRSQEFARLLRMIYRNSRWDFQRGLPTLITYLVHLNMVGYPFVLPDIIGGNGYYDSQYPSKEMYERWMQANVFTSVVQFSYTPWDFDQQVTMFNKFKKKSY, from the exons AATCAAATGGTTTTAAGTCTTCCTTGTGGACACATCCATTCATAAATTCGGAGTGTTCTAGTCACGAAATGTCAAAAACAAGG AATGGAAATGGCTGTTATGTAGACTTCACAAATCCTGAAGAAGCTGCACGGTGGTCTAATGCTCTACGTAATTTACTTGCAACATCTGGTATTGATATATTGAAGTTTGATGCAGGAGAA AATGAGTACAGAACATCTAGAAGAAGTCAAGAATTTGCACGTCTTTTAAGAATGATATATCGTAATTCTCGGTGGGATTTCCAACGTGGACTACCCACATTAATAACATATCTGGTACATTTGAATATGGTGGGATATCCGTTTGTATTACCCGATATTATCGGTGGAAACGGTTACTATGACTCA CAATACCCTTCTAAAGAGATGTATGAAAGATGGATGCAAGCAAATGTATTCACGTCAGTTGTACAGTTTTCGTACACACCTTGGGATTTTGATCAGCAGGTGACTATGTTtaacaagtttaaaaaaaaaagctattaa